One Micavibrio aeruginosavorus ARL-13 genomic window carries:
- a CDS encoding EscU/YscU/HrcU family type III secretion system export apparatus switch protein gives MADYTENGGKKPGGDPLKPLNLKEKTNKRAAAVAISATGEPGDMPTISAAGRGKIAEQILQLAFANGVRVREDSALAEMLVALEVDSPIPTEAIMAVAEVLCYVYRANGEPNPFDAILQDDMQEPGQDD, from the coding sequence ATGGCCGATTATACCGAAAATGGCGGGAAAAAGCCCGGGGGCGATCCACTTAAGCCACTGAATTTAAAAGAAAAAACAAATAAACGCGCGGCCGCCGTGGCGATTTCCGCCACCGGCGAACCCGGGGATATGCCGACCATTTCTGCCGCCGGACGGGGCAAAATTGCCGAGCAAATATTACAGCTCGCCTTCGCCAACGGCGTCCGCGTGCGTGAAGACAGCGCCCTGGCCGAAATGCTGGTGGCGCTGGAAGTCGACAGCCCCATCCCCACCGAGGCCATTATGGCCGTGGCGGAGGTGCTGTGTTATGTCTATCGCGCCAACGGGGAACCAAACCCCTTTGACGCCATTCTGCAAGACGATATGCAGGAACCGGGCCAAGACGATTAA
- the fliR gene encoding flagellar biosynthetic protein FliR, with translation METLQHFITTGVFAFILTFVRVGTALMIMPGLGDSFTPQNVRLHLALALALVMAPVVAPHMPDPIPGTTMLLSLIVMEFIIGMFIGTVSRILMAALDTAGMIMSMQSGLGNAQLFNPAFSTQGSILGAFLSVMGMVLIFSTNLHHLLLMGVADSYNMFPVGSLPDVGGMADMIGQAISASFRIGVQVSAPFIVVGLMIYIGMGVLSRLMPQIQVFMIAIPVQILISLMTLALILSAGMLFWLHQFEEGMVFFLMSSGG, from the coding sequence ATGGAAACGCTTCAGCATTTCATCACCACTGGCGTGTTTGCCTTTATCCTGACCTTTGTACGGGTGGGGACGGCGTTGATGATTATGCCGGGATTGGGCGATTCCTTTACACCGCAGAATGTGCGCCTGCATTTGGCGCTGGCCTTGGCGCTGGTGATGGCGCCGGTCGTGGCCCCGCATATGCCGGACCCGATACCGGGTACGACCATGTTGCTGAGCCTGATTGTCATGGAATTTATCATCGGCATGTTTATCGGCACGGTGTCGCGTATCCTGATGGCGGCGCTGGATACGGCGGGCATGATCATGTCAATGCAATCCGGTCTGGGCAACGCGCAATTGTTCAACCCGGCGTTTTCGACGCAGGGGTCAATTCTGGGCGCGTTTCTGTCCGTCATGGGGATGGTGCTGATTTTCAGTACGAACCTGCACCATCTGCTGCTGATGGGGGTCGCGGATTCATACAATATGTTTCCGGTGGGATCGTTGCCCGATGTTGGTGGTATGGCGGATATGATTGGTCAGGCCATTTCCGCCAGTTTCCGCATCGGCGTGCAGGTGTCGGCCCCGTTCATTGTTGTGGGGTTGATGATTTATATCGGCATGGGCGTGTTGTCGCGCCTGATGCCGCAAATCCAGGTTTTTATGATCGCCATTCCGGTGCAGATTTTGATTTCGCTGATGACGCTCGCGCTGATCTTGTCGGCGGGGATGTTGTTCTGGCTGCACCAGTTTGAGGAAGGCATGGTGTTCTTCCTCATGTCATCGGGAGGATAA
- the fliQ gene encoding flagellar biosynthesis protein FliQ, whose protein sequence is MNEEEIIEVAREAIMLTIELSTPTLMVGLVVGVSIALVQALTQIQEITLVFVPKILAIFIALFIFLPGMATALIAFMETLADRMIAIQ, encoded by the coding sequence ATGAACGAAGAAGAAATCATCGAAGTTGCCCGTGAAGCCATCATGCTGACCATCGAGCTCAGCACCCCGACGCTTATGGTCGGGTTGGTTGTGGGGGTGTCGATTGCGCTGGTTCAGGCGCTGACCCAGATTCAGGAAATTACACTGGTGTTCGTTCCCAAAATTCTGGCGATCTTTATTGCGCTGTTTATCTTCCTGCCGGGCATGGCGACGGCGTTGATTGCCTTCATGGAAACTCTGGCGGATCGCATGATCGCGATTCAGTAA
- the flgC gene encoding flagellar basal body rod protein FlgC — protein MADDMFTALSVSAAGMRAQSTRVRVVAENMANADSTGTTPGADPYRRQTVTFKNELDRATGAEMVEVSKIGTDKKTPFVLKYQPDHPAADDKGYVKMPNIDSIVEMMDMREAQRSYEANLGMIEQSRTMMMQTINLLRQ, from the coding sequence ATGGCAGATGATATGTTCACAGCGTTATCGGTTTCCGCCGCAGGCATGCGCGCCCAAAGCACGCGCGTGCGCGTGGTGGCCGAAAACATGGCCAACGCGGATTCCACGGGCACAACGCCGGGGGCCGACCCGTATCGCCGCCAGACGGTCACGTTCAAAAATGAACTGGACCGCGCAACCGGGGCCGAAATGGTGGAAGTGTCCAAAATCGGCACGGACAAGAAAACCCCGTTCGTCCTGAAATACCAACCGGACCACCCGGCTGCTGACGATAAAGGCTATGTGAAAATGCCGAACATCGACTCGATCGTGGAAATGATGGATATGCGCGAAGCCCAGCGGTCATACGAGGCCAATCTGGGGATGATCGAACAATCCCGGACCATGATGATGCAGACAATAAATCTTCTGCGCCAATAA
- the flhB gene encoding flagellar biosynthesis protein FlhB → MSDEEDDSSKTEDPSQKKLEDARRRGQVPMSREVNNFVMLLAGTIMIMAFAGPLMEKLTINLRSYIEMAGQASTGPGMISSLLGDSFWMVMGAIGIPLVAFMFIAFIGGFIQVGPLLAPEVIKPDISKISIKKGFQRLFSKRSLMEFFKGLLKFGIVGAVGTVLLMPYYGSVEHTVGLEMYDIMHETEDLIIRLMMGVLMALVVLTVIDVVYQRQDHMKKLRMSKQELKDEYRQTEGDPMVKAKLRQLRAEKARQRMMANVPKADVVITNPTHFAVALQYDPEKMEAPLCVAKGMDQVALRIRELAKEHKITIHENPPLARSLYDTVEVDEVIPAEHYKAVAEIISFVFRQKGKLK, encoded by the coding sequence ATGTCAGATGAAGAAGACGATTCCTCTAAAACAGAAGACCCTTCCCAGAAAAAATTGGAGGATGCCAGGCGTCGCGGCCAAGTCCCGATGAGCCGCGAGGTCAATAATTTTGTCATGTTATTGGCCGGGACCATTATGATCATGGCCTTTGCCGGGCCGTTGATGGAAAAGCTGACCATCAATTTGCGGTCCTATATCGAAATGGCCGGGCAGGCCTCGACCGGGCCGGGGATGATTTCGTCGCTGCTGGGTGATTCATTCTGGATGGTGATGGGGGCGATTGGCATTCCCCTGGTGGCGTTTATGTTTATCGCCTTTATCGGTGGGTTTATTCAGGTGGGGCCGTTGCTTGCCCCGGAAGTGATCAAACCGGATATCAGTAAAATTTCCATCAAAAAAGGATTTCAGCGGCTGTTTTCGAAACGGTCGCTGATGGAGTTTTTTAAAGGGCTTTTGAAATTCGGCATTGTCGGCGCGGTGGGTACGGTCTTGCTGATGCCGTATTACGGCAGTGTTGAGCATACCGTCGGACTGGAAATGTACGACATTATGCACGAAACCGAGGATCTGATTATCCGTCTGATGATGGGCGTGCTGATGGCGCTGGTCGTTTTGACCGTGATTGATGTGGTGTACCAGCGCCAGGACCACATGAAAAAACTGCGCATGTCGAAACAGGAATTGAAAGACGAATACCGCCAGACCGAAGGGGACCCGATGGTCAAGGCGAAGCTGCGCCAGTTGCGTGCGGAAAAAGCGCGTCAGCGCATGATGGCCAACGTGCCCAAGGCCGATGTGGTTATCACCAACCCGACCCACTTTGCCGTGGCCCTGCAATATGACCCGGAAAAAATGGAAGCGCCGTTGTGTGTGGCCAAAGGTATGGATCAGGTGGCCCTGCGTATCCGGGAACTGGCCAAGGAACACAAAATCACCATCCACGAAAACCCGCCATTGGCCCGCAGTTTGTATGACACGGTCGAGGTGGATGAAGTGATTCCGGCGGAGCATTACAAGGCCGTGGCCGAAATTATCTCCTTCGTCTTCCGTCAAAAGGGCAAGCTGAAATAA
- a CDS encoding flagellar hook-basal body complex protein FliE, with protein sequence MAANAYANMAKTASGAGVAAEDGAVSFGSLIEKAATESIATMKNAETVQAQAIIGKAGLADVVEAVTAAELTLQSVVAVRDRMINAYQEIMRMPI encoded by the coding sequence ATGGCCGCCAACGCCTACGCCAATATGGCCAAAACCGCATCCGGCGCCGGTGTGGCCGCCGAAGATGGTGCGGTGTCGTTCGGTTCCCTGATTGAAAAGGCTGCGACCGAATCCATCGCCACCATGAAAAACGCCGAAACGGTGCAGGCCCAGGCGATTATCGGCAAAGCCGGCCTAGCCGACGTGGTCGAAGCGGTCACCGCCGCCGAACTGACCCTGCAATCCGTCGTCGCCGTCCGCGACCGGATGATCAACGCATATCAGGAAATTATGCGGATGCCGATTTAA
- the flgB gene encoding flagellar basal body rod protein FlgB, which yields MTTQNIGLFKAIGAKMNYLDQRQNVLAQNVANADTPGYRPHDLEKVDFGTVLKNVTKENVVRPVTTDPRHMPAPNEVETARSPEMKKVYDVAPTGDAVVLEEQMVNANKNQIDYNLMTSMYQKNVSMIRTALGVGR from the coding sequence ATGACAACACAAAATATAGGATTGTTCAAAGCAATCGGCGCAAAAATGAACTATCTGGACCAGCGCCAGAACGTTTTGGCCCAGAACGTGGCCAACGCCGATACGCCGGGCTACCGCCCGCATGATCTGGAAAAGGTCGATTTCGGCACCGTATTGAAAAACGTGACCAAGGAAAACGTGGTCCGCCCGGTGACCACCGATCCGCGCCATATGCCGGCCCCGAACGAGGTCGAAACGGCCCGCAGCCCGGAAATGAAAAAGGTTTATGACGTGGCGCCGACAGGCGATGCGGTTGTGTTGGAAGAGCAGATGGTCAACGCCAACAAAAACCAGATCGATTACAATTTGATGACCAGCATGTACCAGAAGAACGTCAGCATGATCCGCACCGCATTGGGCGTCGGTCGATAA